In a single window of the Bactrocera dorsalis isolate Fly_Bdor chromosome 2, ASM2337382v1, whole genome shotgun sequence genome:
- the LOC105226021 gene encoding uncharacterized protein YdcI: MAGRPRRKAAVRATQIIEISDSEDDVHITTRRGRDSSFSPPPTKSARIDAAARSLAGREVATTSTTSRKRWPTEKTNGKVSQASEKRAKKDSKTTSKSKDNNKNSATNETENVELLQQGNEDQQKDLEVAHQQDPVETVTDGQCLSSAANNKLARDSTTNTGRSSFWARRKVWRVDELLAEKENVEPCTAKNIVQLLENENTIPFICRYRRDLINHITPERLRDIKNSYTEIVELRKRAETIVTQLEKEQQIGDEVRTEILCAKSNEELEFLYAPYKPASKGSLAERAKALGLGDAADRLLFGEAPEVRLESLVDRNNADLENVEKVLQGICHIISHNISKHTGVLEELRRLQKVHRIVLKCTKSKTPGTSAATKSSTSLKNQLNSNNNAVHSKNKTDASKYETYYEFQQDVRYLKPHQVLAINRAEKQKFLTVKIVTADYVKNDIKRFTRELFMNEGLRYPLRNQVFEQAFEECYSKKLQPLLSRQLRSDLNESAKKAAIDVFAQNLKQLLLQSPLKGERILGIDPGFTNGCKLALISETANVLETGVIYPHARSSNAEEVGEQLAKLLTRHNCKIIALGNGTACRETEFWLSNLFDLGILDKNNVRYSIVSEQGASIYSCSDVARQEFPDMDMNEISAVSIARRLNDPLSEYVKIEPRHIGVGMYQHDVSEKTLNEALNEVVSECVSFVGVDINTASLSVLKHVAGLSEKKAQKIIEHRSSNGPFQTRKDLLKVKSIGEKTFVQCAGFIRIEPLSVGGKIENLLDCTWVHPESYAVAKKIISKCNLLLKDIGSTPFICKIKAYALQCDMEELADNFQIPKERVDVVLMALQRELTQDYRAEFAKRPLFKQGLTRITELSEGDVLTGAVSNITHFGAFVDIGVECNALIHISKMKNRELSVGDRVTVSIIQIDIPRKRIGVRLEDTIKETDTSFTLT; encoded by the exons atggctgGGCGCCCAAGACGTAAAGCAGCTGTTAGAGCCacacaaataatagaaatatcTGATTCCGAGGATGATGTACATATCACAACAAGAAGAGGACGTGACAGCTCATTTTCTCCACCACCTACTAAGTCTGCACGTATAGATGCCGCAGCACGTTCATTAGCTGGAAGAGAAGTCGCTACCACAAGTACAACTTCAAg GAAACGTTGGCCAACCGAAAAGACGAATGGTAAAGTTTCACAAGCATCGGAGAAGCGTGCCAAAAAGGACAGCAAGACAACCTCAAAATCAAaggataataacaaaaacagtgCAACAAATGAAACTGAAAATGTAGAATTATTGCAACAAGGAAACGAAGACCAACAAAAGGATTTGGAAGTTGCACATCAGCAAGATCCTGTAGAAACGGTAACGGATGGCCAATGTCTCTCGAGTGCCGCTAACAATAAACTGGCACGCGATTCTACCACTAATACGGGTCGCAGTTCATTTTGgg CTCGTCGAAAAGTTTGGCGCGTCGATGAACTGCTCGCCGAAAAAGAGAATGTTGAGCCCTGCACTGCTAAGAATATCGTACAGTTGTTAGAAAATGAGAACACCATACCATTCATTTGTCGATATCGGCGTGATTTAATTAACCACATAACGCCTGAAAGACTACgtgatataaaaaattcatacaCCGAAATTGTAGAGTTGCGCAAACGTGCTGAAACGATTGTCACACAGTTGGAGAAAGAGCAACAAATAGGCGATGAAGTACGTACAGAGATTTTATGCGCGAAAAGTAACGAAGAATTGGAATTTTTG taTGCACCTTATAAACCTGCCAGCAAAGGCTCGTTAGCAGAACGTGCTAAAGCTCTTGGGTTGGGTGATGCTGCGGATCGCTTGTTGTTCGGTGAAGCTCCGGAAGTGCGTTTGGAATCGCTTGTAGATCGCAATAATGCAGACCTAGAAAATGTGGAGAAAGTATTACAAGGTATTTGTCACATAATTTCGCACAATATCAGCAAACATACAGGTGTTTTGGAAGAGTTGCGACGTct ACAAAAAGTGCACCGCATAGTACTTAAGTGTACCAAATCCAAAACGCCTGGCACATCAGCCGCTACCAAATCGTCAACATCACTGAAGAATCAATTGAATAGTAATAACAACGCGGTACATTCCAAGAATAAAACGGATGCGTCAAAGTATGAGACATATTATGAATTCCAACAAGATGTGCGTTATTTAAAACCACATCAGGTGCTCGCCATCAATCGTGCAGAGAAGCAAAAGTTTCTAACTGTAAAGATAGTCACTGCTGATTATGTAAAAAATGATATCAAACGGTTCACGCGCGAGCTGTTTATGAATGAAGGTCTGCGTTACCCACTGCGCAATCAGGTGTTCGAACAGGCATTCGAGGAATGCTACAGTAAAAAAT TACAACCACTTCTGTCACGTCAGCTGCGCAGTGACCTGAATGAATCCGCCAAAAAAGCTGCTATCGAtgtttttgcacaaaatttgaaacaattattGCTACAATCGCCACTTAAAGGCGAACGCATTCTCGGTATTGATCCAGGTTTTACCAATGGTTGCAAATTGGCGTTAATCTCCGAGACAGCAAATGTTTTGGAAACTGGTGTGATATATCCGCATGCTCGCAGCAGTAATGCTGAAGAGGTAGGCGAACAATTAGCCAAATTACTAACTAGACACAA CTGCAAAATAATCGCTTTGGGCAACGGCACAGCCTGTCGTGAAACGGAGTTTTGGCTTTCCAACCTATTCGATTTGGGCATTTTAGATAAAAATAATGTACGTTATAGTATTGTTTCCGAGCAAGGCGCTTCCATATACTCGTGTAGTGACGTAGCCCGTCAAGAATTTCCAGACATGGATATGAATGAGATTAGTGCAG TTTCCATCGCACGCCGTTTAAATGATCCGCTGAGTGAATATGTGAAAATTGAGCCACGACACATTGGTGTTGGCATGTACCAGCATGATGTGTCGGAAAAAACGTTGAACGAGGCGCTGAATGAGGTGGTTTCTGAGTGTGTaagttttgtgggcgtggacATCAACACAGCCAGTTTGAGTGTGTTAAA GCATGTAGCAGGCTTGAGTGAGAAGAAAGCGCAAAAAATCATAGAACATCGTTCAAGTAACGGTCCATTTCAAACGCGCAAAGATCTGTTGAAAGTAAAGTCCATTGGTGAAAAGACGTTTGTACAATGTGCTGG CTTTATACGCATCGAACCTTTGAGTGTGGgtggaaaaattgaaaatctgcTGGACTGCACTTGGGTGCATCCAGAGAGTTATGCTGTTGCCAAAAA AATTATAAGCAAATGCAATTTGTTACTCAAAGACATCGGGAGTACACCTTTTATCTGCAAAATTAAAGCTTACGCCTTGCAATGCGATATGGAAGAGCTGgcagataattttcaaataccAAAAGAGCGT GTCGATGTCGTGTTAATGGCTTTACAACGCGAGCTTACGCAAGATTATCGTGCAGAATTCGCCAAACGTCCGCTTTTCAAGCAAGGTTTAACACGTATAACTGAGCTCAGTGAGGGTGATGTTCTAACGG GTGCCGTCTCAAACATCACACACTTTGGCGCTTTTGTTGATATTGGCGTTGAGTGCAATGCGCTTATACACATAAGTAAAATGAAGAATAGAGAGCTAAGTGTAGGCGATCGTGTAACTGTATCAATCATTCAAATTGACATACCGCGCAAACGTATTGGTGTACGTCTGGAGGATACGATAAAGGAGACCGACACTTCTTTTACTTTGACCTAA
- the LOC105226020 gene encoding ribosome-releasing factor 2, mitochondrial isoform X2 — protein sequence MTITRSFTLLHSIRTHARWQRFYSSAKLRNIGILAHIDAGKTTTTERMLFYAGKTRTMGEVHRGNTVTDCLTQERERGITICSSAVAFNWQGHKINLLDTPGHIDFTMEVEQSLHAVDGVVVVLDGTSGVEAQTITVWTQAEKHRLPKLVFVNKMDRPDADFNSCVSDLSTKLDAKPVCLQSPLKDEKGNLTIFDVITQQALIWHSASLGREYKKFPLLDKHIADLQDKRYALIDELSGIDDELAQVVISNEGFDQVSNELIQQALRRAVAQRKVVPVLLGSAYKNVGVQRVMDAIIDYLPAPHERNQLYDCFCDDFVGRVFKIIHDKQRGALTLVRVFRGELKKGSRLVTTHNTAEVVSKVYEPLADEYREISGVPAGDVAICAGLKHTVTGDLLTTNASSLKNAQKRLQKTLKLPESDVMTEDSDTEGNAEATLVKEIFATDPQIPDAVYFCSIEPPSLATQNAMEAALKQLQREDPSLRVNYDSVTGQTVLGGMGELHMDIVKSRILTEYKIDVDLGPLQIAYKETIEEPALDSFQVEKEISGSKQSVTITLELLREQNELFRQFG from the exons ATGACAATAACCCGCAGCTTTACTTTGCTGCATAGCATCAGAACACACGCTCGATGGCAACGTTTTTATAGTAGTGCGAAATTGAGAAACATAGGTATTTTGGCGCATATCGATGCAG GCAAAACAACCACAACGGAGCGTATGCTCTTCTATGCCGGCAAAACACGCACGATGGGGGAGGTGCATCGTGGTAATACGGTGACAGATTGCTTGACACAGGAACGTGAGCGTGGTATAACGATATGCAGTTCTGCGGTAGCTTTCAATTGGCAGGGACACAA AATAAATCTACTGGACACACCCGGTCACATAGACTTCACCATGGAGGTGGAACAATCATTGCATGCTGTAGAtggtgttgttgtggttttAGATGGCACATCTGGAGTAGAAGCGCAAACAATTACTGTATGGACACAAGCCGAGAAACATCGTTTGCCGAAATTAGTATTTGTGAATAAAATGGATCGTCCTGATGCAGATTTCAACTCCTGTGTGAGCGATTTATCAACAAAGTTGGATGCAAAGCCAGTTTGTTTGCAATCACCACTGAAAGATGAGAAGGGGAATTTAA ctATTTTCGATGTAATTACTCAACAAGCACTGATTTGGCATAGTGCTAGTTTGGGTCGTGAGTACAAAAAGTTTCCTCTTCTAGATAAGCACATCGCTGACTTACAAGACAAACGTTATGCGTTAATTGATGAGCTTTCCGGTATCGATGATGAATTAGCGCAGGTTGTTATAAGCAATGAGGGCTTTGATCAAGTCAGCAATGAATTGATACAACAAGCTTTACGGCGTGCAGTTGCGCAACGAAAGGTGGTACCAGTACTATTGGGTTCAGCATATAAAAATGTGGGCGTGCAGCGGGTAATGGATGCAATTATTGACTATTTGCCAGCGCCACATGAACGTAATCAGCTTTACGATTGCTTTTG TGATGACTTCGTGGGCAGAGTTTTCAAAATCATACATGATAAACAGCGTGGTGCGCTAACGTTGGTGCGTGTTTTCCGTGGTGAGTTAAAGAAGGGCTCGAGGTTGGTCACCACACATAATACTGCCGAAGTGGTGAGTAAAGTGTATGAGCCGTTGGCGGATGAATATCGTGAAATTAGCGGTGTACCAGCTGGGGATGTTGCCATTTGTGCGGGCTTGAag CATACAGTTACAGGTGATTTGCTCACAACTAACGCTTCATCGCTGAAAAATGCGCAAAAACGTTTGCAAAAAACGTTGAAACTACCTGAAAGCGACGTGATGACTGAAGATAGTGATACCGAAGGTAACGCTGAAGCGACGCTTGTTAAAGAGATATTCGCCACCGATCCTCAAATTCCCGATGCTGTATATTTTTGCTCAATCGAACCACCTAGTTTGGCAACACAGAACGCCATGGAGGCGGCATTGAAACAATTGCAACGTGAAGATCCCAGCTTGCGTGTAAACTATGACTCTGTTACCGGACAAACTGTTTTAGGCG GCATGGGTGAGCTGCACATGGACATTGTGAAATCACGCATACTTACCGAATACAAAATCGACGTCGATTTGGGTCCATTGCAAATAGCCTACAAAGAAACAATAGAGGAGCCAGCGCTCGATAGTTTTCAAGTGGAGAAAGAAATATCGGGAAGTAAACAGAGCGTAACCATTACATTAGAACTGTTGCGCGAACAAAATGAACTGTTCAGGCAG TTTGGATAA
- the LOC105226020 gene encoding ribosome-releasing factor 2, mitochondrial isoform X1, which translates to MTITRSFTLLHSIRTHARWQRFYSSAKLRNIGILAHIDAGKTTTTERMLFYAGKTRTMGEVHRGNTVTDCLTQERERGITICSSAVAFNWQGHKINLLDTPGHIDFTMEVEQSLHAVDGVVVVLDGTSGVEAQTITVWTQAEKHRLPKLVFVNKMDRPDADFNSCVSDLSTKLDAKPVCLQSPLKDEKGNLTIFDVITQQALIWHSASLGREYKKFPLLDKHIADLQDKRYALIDELSGIDDELAQVVISNEGFDQVSNELIQQALRRAVAQRKVVPVLLGSAYKNVGVQRVMDAIIDYLPAPHERNQLYDCFCDDFVGRVFKIIHDKQRGALTLVRVFRGELKKGSRLVTTHNTAEVVSKVYEPLADEYREISGVPAGDVAICAGLKHTVTGDLLTTNASSLKNAQKRLQKTLKLPESDVMTEDSDTEGNAEATLVKEIFATDPQIPDAVYFCSIEPPSLATQNAMEAALKQLQREDPSLRVNYDSVTGQTVLGGMGELHMDIVKSRILTEYKIDVDLGPLQIAYKETIEEPALDSFQVEKEISGSKQSVTITLELLREQNELFSLDKSGENASNLNSLRPRMLHVIRKGALSALERGPRVGGQVVDTQIRLHSITIGRGTADSFVMAAVAQCVQKILTTVGTRLLEPVMALEIVAPSERISAIIADLSRRRATINDVRPKSEHNKVIYVNAPLAELSGYSSVLRSISSGTAGMTMQPCGFSNMNSNDEVRAIQKAQGFE; encoded by the exons ATGACAATAACCCGCAGCTTTACTTTGCTGCATAGCATCAGAACACACGCTCGATGGCAACGTTTTTATAGTAGTGCGAAATTGAGAAACATAGGTATTTTGGCGCATATCGATGCAG GCAAAACAACCACAACGGAGCGTATGCTCTTCTATGCCGGCAAAACACGCACGATGGGGGAGGTGCATCGTGGTAATACGGTGACAGATTGCTTGACACAGGAACGTGAGCGTGGTATAACGATATGCAGTTCTGCGGTAGCTTTCAATTGGCAGGGACACAA AATAAATCTACTGGACACACCCGGTCACATAGACTTCACCATGGAGGTGGAACAATCATTGCATGCTGTAGAtggtgttgttgtggttttAGATGGCACATCTGGAGTAGAAGCGCAAACAATTACTGTATGGACACAAGCCGAGAAACATCGTTTGCCGAAATTAGTATTTGTGAATAAAATGGATCGTCCTGATGCAGATTTCAACTCCTGTGTGAGCGATTTATCAACAAAGTTGGATGCAAAGCCAGTTTGTTTGCAATCACCACTGAAAGATGAGAAGGGGAATTTAA ctATTTTCGATGTAATTACTCAACAAGCACTGATTTGGCATAGTGCTAGTTTGGGTCGTGAGTACAAAAAGTTTCCTCTTCTAGATAAGCACATCGCTGACTTACAAGACAAACGTTATGCGTTAATTGATGAGCTTTCCGGTATCGATGATGAATTAGCGCAGGTTGTTATAAGCAATGAGGGCTTTGATCAAGTCAGCAATGAATTGATACAACAAGCTTTACGGCGTGCAGTTGCGCAACGAAAGGTGGTACCAGTACTATTGGGTTCAGCATATAAAAATGTGGGCGTGCAGCGGGTAATGGATGCAATTATTGACTATTTGCCAGCGCCACATGAACGTAATCAGCTTTACGATTGCTTTTG TGATGACTTCGTGGGCAGAGTTTTCAAAATCATACATGATAAACAGCGTGGTGCGCTAACGTTGGTGCGTGTTTTCCGTGGTGAGTTAAAGAAGGGCTCGAGGTTGGTCACCACACATAATACTGCCGAAGTGGTGAGTAAAGTGTATGAGCCGTTGGCGGATGAATATCGTGAAATTAGCGGTGTACCAGCTGGGGATGTTGCCATTTGTGCGGGCTTGAag CATACAGTTACAGGTGATTTGCTCACAACTAACGCTTCATCGCTGAAAAATGCGCAAAAACGTTTGCAAAAAACGTTGAAACTACCTGAAAGCGACGTGATGACTGAAGATAGTGATACCGAAGGTAACGCTGAAGCGACGCTTGTTAAAGAGATATTCGCCACCGATCCTCAAATTCCCGATGCTGTATATTTTTGCTCAATCGAACCACCTAGTTTGGCAACACAGAACGCCATGGAGGCGGCATTGAAACAATTGCAACGTGAAGATCCCAGCTTGCGTGTAAACTATGACTCTGTTACCGGACAAACTGTTTTAGGCG GCATGGGTGAGCTGCACATGGACATTGTGAAATCACGCATACTTACCGAATACAAAATCGACGTCGATTTGGGTCCATTGCAAATAGCCTACAAAGAAACAATAGAGGAGCCAGCGCTCGATAGTTTTCAAGTGGAGAAAGAAATATCGGGAAGTAAACAGAGCGTAACCATTACATTAGAACTGTTGCGCGAACAAAATGAACTGTTCAG TTTGGATAAATCCGGTGAAAATGCATCAAATTTAAATAGTCTCCGTCCGCGCATGCTGCATGTGATACGTAAGGGCGCATTGTCGGCTTTGGAACGTGGCCCACGCGTTGGTGGTCAAGTGGTAGATACACAAATACGTTTACATAGTATAACAATAGGGCGTGGTACCGCCGATTCATTTGTTATGGCTGCTGTGGCGCAATGCGTACAAAAG atACTAACCACAGTAGGTACACGCTTGCTCGAACCAGTTATGGCGTTGGAAATTGTTGCACCGTCCGAGCGCATATCGGCCATTATAGCCGACTTGTCACGTCGTCGTGCCACTATAAACGACGTCCGACCGAAAAGTGAGCATAATAAA GTCATATATGTGAATGCGCCATTGGCTGAGTTGTCGGGCTATTCCAGCGTTTTGCGCAGCATAAGTTCGGGCACGGCGGGCATGACAATGCAACCGTGCGGTTTTTCAAATATGAACTCAAACGATGAAGTACGCGCGATACAAAAAGCGCAAGGGTTCGAGTAA